Below is a genomic region from Paraburkholderia sp. BL23I1N1.
GCCAGACCGGCAAGTTCACGTACGACCCGGGTTTCATGTCCACGGCGGCATGCAATTCCGAAATCACGTATATCGACGGTGACAAAGGCGAGCTGCTGTATCGCGGTTATCCGATCGACAATCTGGCGCAAAACGCCGACTTCCTTGAAACGTGTTATTTGCTGCTGAAGGGCGAATTGCCGAATGCGCAGCAGAAGGAAGAGTTCGTCACCACGGTTACGCAGCACACGATGGTGCATGAGCAGATGCATTTCTTCTTCCGCGGTTTCCGCCGTGACGCGCATCCGATGGCGATTCTAGTGGCGGCGGTTGGCGCGCTTTCGGCGTTCTATCACGACTCGCTCGACATCAATAATCCGCAGCACCGCGACGTATCCGCGATTCGCATGATCGCGAAGCTGCCGACGCTGGTCGCGATGGCGTACAAGTACACCGTTGGCCAGCCGTTCGTTTATCCGAAGAACGACCTGTCATATAGCGCGAATTTCATGCGGATGATGTTCGCCAATCCGGCGGAAGAGTACGAGGTCAACGACGTGCTGGTGCGCGCGCTGGATCGCATTCTGATTTTGCATGCGGATCACGAGCAGAATGCGTCGACGTCGACGGTGCGTTTGGCCGGTTCGTCGGGTGCGAATCCGTTTGCGTGTATTGCAGCGGGCATTGCGTGTTTGTGGGGGCCGGCGCACGGTGGTGCGAATGAGGCTGCGTTGAACATGCTGGAGGAGATTGGCTCGGTCGACAATATTCCTGAGTTCATTGAGAAGGTGAAGGACAAGAATTCCGGTGTGAAGTTGATGGGTTTTGGTCACCGTGTTTACAAGAACTACGATCCGCGTGCGAAGCTGATGCGTGAGACTTGCCATGAGGTGCTGGAAGAGCTGGGGTTGCATGATGACCCGCTGTTCAAGCTTGCGATGGCGCTCGAGAAGATTGCTCTTGAGGACGAGTATTTCGTTTCGCGTAAGTTGTATCCGAATGTCGATTTTTATTCGGGGATCGTGCAGCGGGCGTTGGGTATTCCTACAGCGATGTTTACGTGTATCTTCGCGATGGCGCGTACGGTGGGGTGGATTGCGCAGTGGAATGAAATGATTGCGGATCCGGAGCAGAAGATTGGGCGGCCGCGGCAGTTGTTTGTCGGTGAGACGCAGCGGGAGGCTTTGCCGCTGGCTAAACGATAAGGGTTTCATTGCGCAGCGCTTGTTTGTCTGTATGCCTGCGGCGGTGGGCTTTCTTGATGTGTTTGCCTGCGCGGCGTTTTGGGGTTGTTCGCCTTGGGGCGTTGGCCTTTCCTTGCTTTGTTAGTGGTCTATTAGCGTTGCCCCTGTGCGGGGCGGCACCTACTTCTCTTTGCCTGCCGCAAAGAGAGTAGGCAAGAGAAAGCGGCTCACACCGCTAATTCTTAAGCGGGTCCCCCGCGCAGCCACGGTAGTGGTGCATCTGGAATCCGTGCCCTCGCACATTCAGCTCCGGTGACAAGGCAGTCATACTTCCGGCGGCGCTGCGCGCGCCGACGCTTACTTCATCGAACCATCGGTTCGGTTTCGTGCGAATTTCACTCGCCGCTCCGGCTCTCCGTTGTATCCCTCACGTTTCTCCAATGCGGCGCCGCTTCTTTCGAAGTGCGAATTCACACGTGCTTGCGCTGCTACGGCTTGTCCCGCTCGGAGCGCGGGGCGGCGCGTCGCGAAGCAGATGTATTTTTTTTTGCATCTCGCCGCGGCGATGGGGGCGATCGCCTCGGATCTCAACTGAAGTCCCGAGTTTGCCGTGCAGACTCGTCCGCGCCGAGGTGACGCCGACAGCTCTCACCACGCGAACCTGAAGCTCTTGGTTTCCCATGCATACCCATCCGCGACGCACGCAGTGCGGAGTGGGAGCGAATGAGCCCTTAGTCACTCACGCCGAATGTGCGAGAACACAGATTCCAGATGCACCACTACCGTGGCTGCGCGG
It encodes:
- the gltA gene encoding citrate synthase, whose translation is MNSKTHATLSFSDSDQTIDLPVYQGTLGPDVIDIRKLYGQTGKFTYDPGFMSTAACNSEITYIDGDKGELLYRGYPIDNLAQNADFLETCYLLLKGELPNAQQKEEFVTTVTQHTMVHEQMHFFFRGFRRDAHPMAILVAAVGALSAFYHDSLDINNPQHRDVSAIRMIAKLPTLVAMAYKYTVGQPFVYPKNDLSYSANFMRMMFANPAEEYEVNDVLVRALDRILILHADHEQNASTSTVRLAGSSGANPFACIAAGIACLWGPAHGGANEAALNMLEEIGSVDNIPEFIEKVKDKNSGVKLMGFGHRVYKNYDPRAKLMRETCHEVLEELGLHDDPLFKLAMALEKIALEDEYFVSRKLYPNVDFYSGIVQRALGIPTAMFTCIFAMARTVGWIAQWNEMIADPEQKIGRPRQLFVGETQREALPLAKR